One Hordeum vulgare subsp. vulgare chromosome 4H, MorexV3_pseudomolecules_assembly, whole genome shotgun sequence DNA window includes the following coding sequences:
- the LOC123448457 gene encoding F-box/LRR-repeat protein 4 isoform X1: MKGVDLINVALPEELLEDVLRRVGGEKRDLDACSLVCRRWRRLDRATRRSAKLPASGVHADEVVGLFVERFPAIVDVSIDERLSADAAVVSAPASRSRRHAISSIPSGSRRRMSRVPRFAGIFFPLPSEQTTSADGIESFCLTDFGLTSLARGCKRLEKLSLVWCSAISSTGLVRVAENCKKLTSLDIQACYIGDPGLVAIGEGCKLLNNLNLRYVEGATDEGLIGLIKSCGQSLLSLGVANCAWMTDASLLAVGSHCPNVKILSLESELVKNEGVISIAKGCRLLKNLKLQCIGAGDEALEAIGSCCSLLEVLSLNNFERFTDRSLSSIAKGCKNLTDLVLNDCLLLTDRSLEFVARSCKRIARLKINGCQNMETAALEHIGRWCPGLLELSLIYCPRVRDTAFLELGKGCTLLQSLYLVDCSRIGDDAICHIAQGCKYLKEISIRRGYEVGDKALISIAENCKSLKELTLQFCERVSDTGLAAIAEGCSLQKLNLCGCQLITDNGLAAIARGCGDLVFLDISVLPMTGDMGLAEIGQGCPQIKDIALSHCPGVTDVGLGHLVRGCLQLQSCQLVYCKRVTSTGVATVVSSCSRLKKLLVEEAKVSERTRRRAGPILSFLCTGL; the protein is encoded by the exons ATGAAGGGCGTCGACCTGATAAACGTGGCGCTCCCGGAGGAGCTCCTGGAGGACGTGCTCCGCCGTGTCGGCGGCGAAAAGCGCGACCTGGACGCATGCTCCCTCGTCTGCCGCCGCTGGCGCCGCCTCGACCGCGCCACGCGCCGGTCCGCCAAGCTCCCGGCTTCCGGGGTTCACGCTGACGAGGTGGTAGGCCTCTTCGTGGAACGGTTCCCGGCGATCGTAGATGTCTCCATCGACGAGCGCCTCTCTGCTGACGCCGCCGTGGTCTCCGCTCCCGCGTCTAGATCGCGCCGCCAC GCGATTAGCAGTATCCCATCTGGTAGCCGTAGGAGGATGTCCCGGGTGCCGCGTTTTGCAGGGATTTTCTTCCCATTGCCATCGGAACAGACAACCAGTGCTGATGGGATAGAGAGCTTTTGTTTGACCGATTTCGGCCTAACTAGTCTCGCCAGAGGCTGCAAACGGCTGGAAAAACTAAGTCTAGTATGGTGTTCTGCCATATCTTCAACAGGCTTAGTGAGAGTGGCAGAGAACTGTAAGAAATTAACTTCTTTGGATATCCAG GCTTGCTATATTGGAGATCCAGGACTAGTTGCTATTGGGGAAGGCTGCAAGCTACTTAACAATCTGAACTTGCGCTATGTTGAAGGCGCAACAGATGAAGGCTTGATTGGATTAATAAAGAGCTGTGGACAATCACTGCTCTCTCTTGGTGTTGCTAATTGTGCTTGGATGACtgatgcatctttgcttgctgttgGATCCCACTGTCCTAACGTTAAAATCCTGTCACTGGAATCAGAACTTGTTAAGAATGAAGGAGTGATTTCTATTGCTAAAGGATGTCGCTTGTTGAAAAATTTGAAGCTGCAATGTATTGGTGCTGGCGATGAGGCCCTAGAAGCTATTGGTTCATGCTGTTCGTTACTAGAAGTTCTATCGCTAAATAACTTTGAAAGATTCACGGACAG GAGCCTTTCTTCCATCGCGAAAGGGTGCAAGAATCTTACAGATCTTGTTCTCAATGATTGCCTGTTACTAACTGATAGAAGCCTTGAATTCGTAGCACGCAGCTGCAAAAGAATAGCACGTCTTAAGATCAATGGTTGTCAGAACATGGAAACTGCTGCACTGGAGCACATTGGACGATGGTGCCC GGGCCTTTTGGAACTGTCTCTAATTTACTGCCCAAGGGTCCGGGATACTGCATTTCTGGAGCTTGGTAAAGGCTGCACCCTTCTCCAGTCTCTTTATTTAGTTGACTGTTCAAGAATAGGTGATGATGCTATATGCCACATAGCTCAAGGTTGTAAGTACTTAAAAGAAATTTCCATTCGGCGTGGTTATGAG GTAGGAGACAAAGCATTGATATCAATTGCTGAGAATTGTAAATCACTTAAAGAGTTAACGCTCCAATTTTGTGAGAG GGTATCTGATACAGGGCTGGCTGCAATTGCTGAAGGTTGCTCTCTTCAAAAGTTAAACTTATGCGGGTGCCAATTAATCACTGATAATGGACTGGCTGCCATTGCAAGAGGATGTGGTGATCTTGTCTTTCTGGACATAAGTGTTCTCCCG ATGACAGGGGACATGGGGCTAGCAGAGATTGGCCAAGGTTGCCCCCAGATTAAAGACATTGCACTCTCGCATTGCCCAGGGGTCACCGATGTTGGTCTGGGACACCTGGTCAGGGGGTGCTTACAGCTGCAGTCATGCCAGCTGGTGTACTGCAAGCGAGTGACCAGCACCGGAGTAGCGACGGTTGTCTCGAGCTGCTCTAGATTGAAGAAGCTCCTCGTTGAGGAAGCAAAGGTCAGTGAGAGGACACGTCGGAGGGCAGGACCCATCTTATCATTCCTCTGCACTGGGCTTTAG
- the LOC123448457 gene encoding F-box/LRR-repeat protein 4 isoform X2, with amino-acid sequence MKGVDLINVALPEELLEDVLRRVGGEKRDLDACSLVCRRWRRLDRATRRSAKLPASGVHADEVVGLFVERFPAIVDVSIDERLSADAAVVSAPASRSRRHAISSIPSGSRRRMSRVPRFAGIFFPLPSEQTTSADGIESFCLTDFGLTSLARGCKRLEKLSLVWCSAISSTGLVRVAENCKKLTSLDIQACYIGDPGLVAIGEGCKLLNNLNLRYVEGATDEGLIGLIKSCGQSLLSLGVANCAWMTDASLLAVGSHCPNVKILSLESELVKNEGVISIAKGCRLLKNLKLQCIGAGDEALEAIGSCCSLLEVLSLNNFERFTDRSLSSIAKGCKNLTDLVLNDCLLLTDRSLEFVARSCKRIARLKINGCQNMETAALEHIGRWCPGLLELSLIYCPRVRDTAFLELGKGCTLLQSLYLVDCSRIGDDAICHIAQGCKYLKEISIRRGYEVGDKALISIAENCKSLKELTLQFCERVSDTGLAAIAEGCSLQKLNLCGCQLITDNGLAAIARGCGDLVFLDISVLPGSTMPQGSACVGRH; translated from the exons ATGAAGGGCGTCGACCTGATAAACGTGGCGCTCCCGGAGGAGCTCCTGGAGGACGTGCTCCGCCGTGTCGGCGGCGAAAAGCGCGACCTGGACGCATGCTCCCTCGTCTGCCGCCGCTGGCGCCGCCTCGACCGCGCCACGCGCCGGTCCGCCAAGCTCCCGGCTTCCGGGGTTCACGCTGACGAGGTGGTAGGCCTCTTCGTGGAACGGTTCCCGGCGATCGTAGATGTCTCCATCGACGAGCGCCTCTCTGCTGACGCCGCCGTGGTCTCCGCTCCCGCGTCTAGATCGCGCCGCCAC GCGATTAGCAGTATCCCATCTGGTAGCCGTAGGAGGATGTCCCGGGTGCCGCGTTTTGCAGGGATTTTCTTCCCATTGCCATCGGAACAGACAACCAGTGCTGATGGGATAGAGAGCTTTTGTTTGACCGATTTCGGCCTAACTAGTCTCGCCAGAGGCTGCAAACGGCTGGAAAAACTAAGTCTAGTATGGTGTTCTGCCATATCTTCAACAGGCTTAGTGAGAGTGGCAGAGAACTGTAAGAAATTAACTTCTTTGGATATCCAG GCTTGCTATATTGGAGATCCAGGACTAGTTGCTATTGGGGAAGGCTGCAAGCTACTTAACAATCTGAACTTGCGCTATGTTGAAGGCGCAACAGATGAAGGCTTGATTGGATTAATAAAGAGCTGTGGACAATCACTGCTCTCTCTTGGTGTTGCTAATTGTGCTTGGATGACtgatgcatctttgcttgctgttgGATCCCACTGTCCTAACGTTAAAATCCTGTCACTGGAATCAGAACTTGTTAAGAATGAAGGAGTGATTTCTATTGCTAAAGGATGTCGCTTGTTGAAAAATTTGAAGCTGCAATGTATTGGTGCTGGCGATGAGGCCCTAGAAGCTATTGGTTCATGCTGTTCGTTACTAGAAGTTCTATCGCTAAATAACTTTGAAAGATTCACGGACAG GAGCCTTTCTTCCATCGCGAAAGGGTGCAAGAATCTTACAGATCTTGTTCTCAATGATTGCCTGTTACTAACTGATAGAAGCCTTGAATTCGTAGCACGCAGCTGCAAAAGAATAGCACGTCTTAAGATCAATGGTTGTCAGAACATGGAAACTGCTGCACTGGAGCACATTGGACGATGGTGCCC GGGCCTTTTGGAACTGTCTCTAATTTACTGCCCAAGGGTCCGGGATACTGCATTTCTGGAGCTTGGTAAAGGCTGCACCCTTCTCCAGTCTCTTTATTTAGTTGACTGTTCAAGAATAGGTGATGATGCTATATGCCACATAGCTCAAGGTTGTAAGTACTTAAAAGAAATTTCCATTCGGCGTGGTTATGAG GTAGGAGACAAAGCATTGATATCAATTGCTGAGAATTGTAAATCACTTAAAGAGTTAACGCTCCAATTTTGTGAGAG GGTATCTGATACAGGGCTGGCTGCAATTGCTGAAGGTTGCTCTCTTCAAAAGTTAAACTTATGCGGGTGCCAATTAATCACTGATAATGGACTGGCTGCCATTGCAAGAGGATGTGGTGATCTTGTCTTTCTGGACATAAGTGTTCTCCCG GGATCAACAATGCCTCAGGGAAGCGCCTGCGTCGGCCGGCACTGA